The following proteins come from a genomic window of Lycium ferocissimum isolate CSIRO_LF1 chromosome 4, AGI_CSIRO_Lferr_CH_V1, whole genome shotgun sequence:
- the LOC132053624 gene encoding casein kinase II subunit beta-1-like has protein sequence MYRDRGGGSSTMDRKQRINEALDKKLEKSSSASTSKAGVVSAKLHQRHHNNNHIDQRDTLSSTKNKCDDEESESDSEESEVSGSDGEDTSWISWFCNLRGNEFFCEVDDDYIQDDFNLCGLSGQVPYYDYALDLILDVESSHGDMFTEEQNELVESAAEMLYGLIHVRYILTSKGMAAMLEKYKNYDFGRCPRVYCSGQPCLPVGQSDIPRSSTVKIYCPKCEDIYYPRSKYQGNIDGAYFGTTFPHLFLMTYGHLKPQKPTQSYVPRVFGFKIHRT, from the exons ATGTACAGAGATCGAGGAGGAGGTTCTTCAACGATGGATCGGAAGCAGAGAATAAACGAAGCATTAGATAAGAAGTTGGAGAAGTCGTCTTCAGCATCTACGTCCAAGGCTGGAGTTGTCAGTGCAAAATTGCATCAGCGTcatcataataataatcatatagaTCAGCGTGACACTCTCTCTTCCACAAAAAATAAGTGCGACGATG AGGAATCTGAATCAGACAGTGAAGAGTCTGAAGTTAGTGGTTCTGATGGAGAGGACACATCATGGATTTCTTGGTTTTGTAACCTGCGTGGGAATGAGTTCTTCTGTGAGGTTGATGATgactacattcaagatgattttAACCTCTGTGGATTGAGTGGTCAAGTTCCATACTATGACTATGCACTTGACCTAATCCTTGATGTTGAATCCTCTCATG GTGATATGTTCACTGAAGAGCAAAATGAATTGGTTGAATCAGCAGCAGAGATGCTGTATGGCTTGATCCACGTCCGGTATATTTTGACTAGCAAGGGAATGGCTGCAATG TTGGAGAAGTACAAGAACTACGACTTTGGGAGATGCCCACGAGTTTATTGCAGTGGACAGCCTTGTCTTCCAGTCGGTCAGTCTGATATTCCGCGCTCAAGTACTGTAAAAATTTACTGTCCAAAATGTGAAGATATCTACTATCCTCGATCAAAGTACCAAGGCA ATATTGACGGAGCTTACTTTGGGACAACGTTTCCCCACCTCTTTTTGATGACTTATGGACACCTCAAGCCGCAAAAGCCAACGCAGAGTTATGTTCCCAGGGTATTTGGTTTTAAGATCCATAGGACTTGA